One window of Puntigrus tetrazona isolate hp1 chromosome 14, ASM1883169v1, whole genome shotgun sequence genomic DNA carries:
- the LOC122357299 gene encoding oligoribonuclease, mitochondrial-like, whose amino-acid sequence MQAHMWSVACVAAFRVLTRVCVSSQRVKAHLLVFTARNASLFSPCTSVLAEGLMSRRSHSRKMSQSLAQRMVWVDLEMTGLDIEKDHIIEMACIVTDSDLNIIAEGPNLIINQPDELLDGMSDWCKEHHGKSGLTRAVRDSHITLQQAEYEFLSFIRQHTPPGQCPLAGNSVHADKKFLDKYMPQFMRHLHYRIIDVSTIKELSRRWYLEEYNLAPQKKSSHRALEDIQESIKELKFYRANVFKVKEKRKIVENGDKTSVN is encoded by the exons ATGCAGGCACACATGTGGAGTGTGGCGTGTGTTGCTGCATTCAGAGTCCTGACTCGAGTTTGCGTGTCGTCGCAGCGGGTTAAAGCACATCTGCTGGTGTTTACAGCCCGCAACGCATCTCTCTTCAGTCCATGTACCTCTGTGCTCGCTGAGGGTTTGATGTCAAGACGATCTCACAGCAGGAAGATGTCACAGTCCTTGGCGCAGCGGATGGTCTGGGTAGATCTGGAG ATGACAGGGCTGGATATAGAGAAGGACCATATTATAGAGATGGCTTGCATCGTTACGGATTCTGACCTGAACATTATTGCAGAG GGGCCGAATCTGATAATCAACCAACCCGATGAGCTGCTTGATGGCATGTCAGACTGGTGCAAAGAGCATCATGGGAAG TCAGGGTTGACTCGGGCTGTCAGGGACAGTCACATCACTCTTCAGCAGGCGGAGTACGAATTCCTGTCTTTCATTCGACAGCACACGCCACCCGGACAGTGTCCTCTCGCAG GGAACTCTGTTCATGCCGATAAGAAGTTTCTGGATAAATACATGCCGCAGTTCATGCGACATCTGCACTATCGCATCATTGACGTGAGCACCATTAAAGAGCTGTCCAG ACGATGGTATCTAGAAGAGTACAACCTCGCACCGCAGAAAAAATCATCGCACAG AGCGCTGGAAGACATCCAGGAGAGCATAAAAGAACTGAAGTTTTACAGAGCGAATGTTTTCAAAGTGAAGGAGAAGAGAAAAATAGTCGAAAATGGCGATAAGACATCTGTGAACTAA